The sequence below is a genomic window from Bactrocera neohumeralis isolate Rockhampton chromosome 4, APGP_CSIRO_Bneo_wtdbg2-racon-allhic-juicebox.fasta_v2, whole genome shotgun sequence.
TACTTACACAtactaccatatacatacatatacatgtgtgtgtgtgtgtaagtgtgcgcTCATTAATCGTCGTCGGTTGCATTGTGATTGTGGTTATTCTTATTATTGTTTTGACGCGCTGCGCAACTCGGAAATCGCATTGCGTATGCGCGTAGCGTACGACcagctggctggctggctggcttgAATCGCGTAATTCGCGACGCGGCGCTGGTTGACGCAGTCGCGTTGCGGGCGTGCAAACGCGCTTCGTAACGATTTGTAAATCTatgccaaaaattaaatgcacacaaacacacatacgcacaataaatatcaataaaattaattgggCACACTGTGTGGACGaagtaaaatgtaataaaatcatGCAAAAGCCGAAACGTGAAGTCTGCCGCGCGCAAGCCATTCTGGCGAAATTACGCCATTTTTAAacgaatgaaattgaaattccgaGTGCCGAAGTTGCCGCATTTTGCATGCATATAAAAGCATTTTCTGACCCCAAACATTATGTCAATTCAAAACGATTCACCGAGCGCGTAACATAAAGCACCGTTAAGGCTTAAGACAACAGTTCAACAGTTTAAGACTAATACaatttaataacaacaataaaacacaaCGAAATGCGTTGCCTATTTGTGATCGCCTGCACACTCGCCATGGCTATGGCCATGCCGGAGCCACCGTCCGCCCGCTATGGACCACCACCAGTGCCACAAAAGCAGTACGGTCCACCACCACCAGCGCCAGCGGAACAATACGGCCCACCATCCACAGCGGCACCACAACCACTACCAGTTTATGGTCCACCCGCACCATTCTACGGTCCACCAGCGCCTGAGACAATTGTCACCAAGAACGTGTACGTTCATGTGCCACCAGAGGAGCCAGAAGTCTTCCAGGCCGCCGAACCCATCCAAACTGCCGTGCCAAAGAAACATTACAAGATCATCTTCATTAAGGCACCAAATCCACCAGCACCCGTACAACAAGTGCTGCCACCACCAGTGCAGGATGAACACAAGACTCTCGTCTATGTGTTGGTGAAGAAACCAGAGGAACAACAGCCACTCATATTGCCATCACCAGCGCCAACTGAGCCCAGCAAACCGGAGGTGTACTTTATCAAgtacaagcaacaacaaaagccagCTGCACAATATGGCCCACCACCGGCACCAGCCGCCGAGTATGGTCCACCAGCGGCGGAGAAATTTTAAGCCTTAGCACCTTAGTGCTTTAGTTAGTGTGGATGACGTGGCGCTACAAGCCGTGCGCTCGCTATTGTATATAGATTTCATTAATCCTCCTACGAGTACTTAGTGCCTTGAATTAGTACAATTTATAATGCATTCCGCTAGacggatatatatgtatatacttatgtataatcgaagtatgtatacatacacatacatatatttagattaTGTATTAAGCTTTTTACAACAGTCGAACTTTTTTAGAATTCattatttgttgatttttgttattttttgttttgttgtactAAATGTCCCATTAAATTATGAttccattaaaaattttccacttttttcaattaagGGGGTGTGGGTACAAATAAAAGTAGTGAAAACAGTAAAgtctaaatatttgaaaatgtggtGAATTTGCAGAATCTGTGgtgaatttgcataaaaatctaTGGTGAATTTGCATGAAATGTGGGGAATTTGCAGTTTAATGGTCTCTGTTTACAGAACACAACACACGCCCATATATGCAGATGTTCTAAACTTGAAAAACATCGTGAACCAATTTTACTATTCACAtaacgtaatttttatattttattatattttctaagaaTTTATTGTAATTCTCTGAATAGTTTCGTTGAATTAATCTATTTTGGAACCGCCCAACTGCACCAACTCAATTTTTCCTCTTTtataccaattaaaaaattcttcttAAACTTAAACCAAGTATTCCTGTGATTCcctattgtcaaaaaaaaaaatacatataaaaatgatatAGTTCCTCAAttctgagatatcgatatgaaagtTTGCGCACTTCCTTTTCTTCTCAAGTAGCTGAGGAATAATTTCCGAACCGAGCATGTAACCggtatacaaactgaccaatcaaaaccaagttcttgtaaggaatcttttgttcttgtgaagggtattatagcttcgggatagatataggattatatatttataaattgcttagattccgatttCCTAGCTGTAGTTTTACAtttcaaaaggggggtctctcatccgaggctggttgtagctcttcactgggggtgtttttttacgtggcgggtcccaaacctcgcctcgaacggatgttcttaggctacccagaggatgcttggtcaaagaccggaagtagtgagctgcttgagccatgtgtaaaagaatcgtttctggccactcccaagtgaatgtagatcagagaacttttcctCACCGGAAtcctacacatgactccatcctccgagaGAAAAAGTCTCATAAAAGATTTATGTCCATGTTAGCCATGGCGAATACTTCATCTGCtgggaacgatgagctgtacgatatacgacgacatcgacatagttcagcgaattaaaagacagcgactacgctggctaggtcatgttgtccggatggatgaaaacacccaGCTCTGAAAANNNNNNNNNNNNNNNNNNNNNNNNNNNNNNNNNNNNNNNNNNNNNNNNNNNNNNNNNNNNNNNNNNNNNNNNNNNNNNNNNNNNNNNNNNNNNNNNNNNNGCGCCTCGATGTGATGTCATTTAAAAATCGTGAGATGACTTCGCGGGAAACTGGCTGTCAGCTGGcactatataagtaaagcaggcaccgtgcctggccagtgcttaggcgaCTCTCGCGCCTCGATGTGATGTCATTTAAAAATCGTGAGATGACTTCGCGGGAAACTGGCTGTCAGCTGGcactatataagtaaagcaggcaccgtgcctggccagtgcttaggcgaCTCTCGCGCCTCGATGTGATGTCATTTAAAATTCGTGAGATGACTTCGCGGGAAACTGGCTGTCAGCTGGcactatataagtaaagcaggcaccgtgcctggccagtgcttaggcgaCTCTCGCGCCTCGATGTGATTCAAATTGAATCAAAAccatttcttcgaaaattgcaTTATTTCCTTAGACAACACCCCATGCCAAATGTCGTGAAGATATctaatcaaatgaaaaagttttcccataacgGTTGTTGACTTGgtaaaatataagcaaaagttGTGGACtttgctaaatgtaaacaaaagggtcattGACCTCATAAAAGGTTAACAAAAAGAACATTGACCTCGCTAAAATGTAAACAGTAAGGTCAATGGCCTCATAATGTcatcatttgggcctaaaaaaAGGGAAAGCAcgcttttttcaaaatcacaaaatttttccgaaaacaGCGTTGCATTAACGACTGTGAAACAATAGTTTCTGACTACGAGGATGTCATGAGACGTTTTAATACTAATCTTGATTCTTAGATCTATACTTACGACTCGGAAACAGACgttcaatcggccgaatatcgcgATGAAGGTAagccgaagccaaaaaaacTACTCTGCGTCGCATACTGATCTTTTGTgagccaaattttcaaccaatatcgtgccgcaactatCTTGTTCGCATGACATAACTCCGTGTAACTTCTAGCTATTCAGCAAGCTCAACCGACCGCTCCGAGGCAACATTTTTGTGCCAagtgaagacattaaacgtgaatcgctacgcgcattgaaggttattccggaaattgaatttaacaactgtttcgaggattgggaaaaacgttggcacaagtgtattggagcCAAAGGGCATTACTTTGAGGAGGACGAcctagattttgaaaaataagagCTCTCAATAtgaacgctacaaaagtttaaataaaacgaagttcatcaatcgtcgttggcttgttggcatagactatAGGCTTGACGCACGACCGAGACGGTCAATTgacatttcgtgagataacacgttttCCGatcttggttttcaataaaccgattgtgacattcgctgtgtagcttgtggcgccgtcttgttggaaccacatattgtccaagtccatttcatccaattcgggccaaatatattcggttatcattgagcggtagcgattcccattcacagcaacgtgccggtcttgatcatcacagaAGAAGTATGTCCCAATAACGCTACCGCCCCCTAAGCCGCACCAATAACGCCAATTTTTTCGGTATGCAATTATGACTAATGAaatacgtgtggattgctgcctgaccaataacgcatacatattttacttattgatGAAGCCTCTTCGCTGAagttgatttttcgatgaaaatccggatcattttcaagttgttgctcagcccaattcacgaacataagACGATTCtagtggtcaagcggcttcagtttttgcgtcaatttgatcttgtaaggatgtaggtcaagatcttttcgcaaaattcgccacaaagACGTCACAGAGTTGCTCAacacttgagaacgacgtgtgagaggttgatttgggtcttcctcaattgatgcgctggcggcagcaatattctcgactcTACAGGCACTTCTTTGTTTCACTGGCAATGGAACATTTTGTAATGTTCCTGTGGCAATATTACGATTCTTGCGGCGGTATTTGTCATGACatgtaaagaaaaacaaaacaaaacaaaataagagtgaattgcatgtaaaattgtggaactttgaagtgaaatatctcgaaaactatgcgTCTGAGGAcggtatatgtgtgtatattttttaatcctgaggacctcctctatccatcggtaccatcaaatcgcggcgccgcAAAAATCGTAATCGTGCCGTTCCTgtgtattcaaatttttctactagtcgctcaattgttgatctgacaggacgattatgacgaccataaattggccGCAGtgttcttaaagttgaggccattgACTTCGAATTTCCGtagtaaattataataattttgttgttggttcgtatatctttccatcatgaaatggcaaaccttactgaagagaaatgtcaaaagaacgcGAAAAAATATGGTGTTCTTTGCTGTCTCTAACGGTGTCTTTCGTAGCGCCCTATTGAAACACCCGTTATgttaaaatagttaaattattttcgtCTCTTAATactattacaaattttatagcCTGTTTATGTATTTTTCGTTTGAAGAAACGGGTGTGTTTCATATATTCGCTAAAAATGTATGCccaaaaataactaaatgaaaccaacagcagcaatatttcgacattcaattttatttaattagcttttttaGTTTAGATACTCatatcatatatttatgtttcacatacatatatgtatgtatgtatgtagtttataATATTGTTTAATGTACTAGGTTTTATCGCTTTGGTATGTTTGTATATCATAATATTGCAtttgtaagtacatatttacaacttaaactattgttgataaaattaatatattttttctatttttttttcaattttttcagtacatatgtatgtatgtaaatatgtttgtatgtatgcctgtatttatgcatgtgtatgcgagtaaataaatatgtactacTGCGCTATAATCCTCGTTTTTAAATTCAGAAAATGTCTGACATAGCACACAATCGTACaggcatacaaatatacataagtacattacattatgtacgagtatgcagtaggtacaaaattaaatcatttgCTACAAACAGTTCTGTTATAGTGCAAAATAGGCTTAAACAAAGAATGAAATGACATAATAAATACATGCTATTACAATTATATTGTTCTGTTATAGTATTTTATGCCGCTTACTCGttaacacacatatgtatgtacatatatgtatacatttgtataaaaacagtcaatttttatatgtaacaactgcatttaactactaaacacaaaaaaatattttttcttgcacTAACAAATTCAACATCGTACGCGCATTCGTATGACATAATCGTGTTTGCCGTGCGGCCACACTGGCTCCATTGGAAAACTGGTCACGTCTCGAAATTGAACCATTATTGATTTACgatcatcaaaatatttaaatttcataagttttcacacatacatatgtacgtacatgtatttgtatatatttacatatttatatgcagttACGAAAATTATGAATTAACAGGGCCGGCCAAAAAAATAGTACCAATGTTGAAATATAATTATActcaaacgaaaaaataaatgttgtgCGATGCAGTTGTTTGCAGTTTATTCTCTTTCagagattttcttttataaaaattacatcgttttaaaaatcattaatgttttaatagaaaaaattaagaaaaaacgttaacttcggctgtaccgAAGCTATGGTATAATACTATAcgcttcacaggtgcatttctttatagaaaataagcaaaaatgttatcttcagttgcaccgaagctaaatacccttcacaggtgcatttctgttcgtaactatgtgttcagtttgtatggaagctatatgctatagttaaccgatctgaacaatttttttggagattatattgttaccttaagcagtaatccatgccaaatttcgtgaagataccacgtctaatgcgaaagtttttcatacaagcccttgattccgatcgatcggtttgtatggcagctatatgctatagtgagccgatctgaacaatttcttttgatattacattatttctataaacaataactcatactaaatttcgtgaagatatatcgttaaatgaggaagtttccgatcattcagtttgtatggcagctatgtgctatagttaaccgatctgaacaatttcttcggagattacattgttgccttagaaaataatctataccaaatttcgtgattatATCTTATCAactgcaaaagttttccataccagcactagatttcgatcgttcagtttgtatgacagctatgttgTATAGCGGTTCGACAGCGCCAATTCCGGCAAATGAACAACCTTTTGTGGAAAAAAAgagtgtgtgcaaaatttcagatcgatgttTCAAAAAGTGAGGGACTTGTTCACGTCAGACGGACAACGCTAAATCGATTCGGCAGACTATTAGTCAGAACTTAATTGGTATTCTAGTTTATaagttagaaaaaaatcgaatttttcataattcgaTAGTTTCGACATTCAAAAATATCTCCCCatactaatttttcaaaatccaaattaCTTTCGaagttatagccattgcaaCTCGGCTGGTTTGAACTGTGGACGTACCTcaaaacgcgtttttctcgacaCTACCTCGTTTTGCTTTCTTCCGGTTggacaaaaaagcaaaacaaatggatctggtagtgaacgagggcaagacgaaatatatactatcatcaaacaaacagtcgtcgcattcgtgacttggctcccatgtcactgctAACAGTCATATCTTCAAAgttgtagataacttcgtctatcttggaaccagtattaacaccaatccaacgcagaataaccctTGTCAaaaggtgctatttcggactgaataggcaattgaaaagtaaagttctttcacgtcgaacaaagaccaaactctataagtcactcattattcccgtcctgctatatggtgcagaggcatggtcaatttgagagaaaaattctgcggaagatgtatAGTTAGTATgtattttgcgcattggcaacggcgaatatcacatttgATGAAGGATGAGctttatgagatatatgacgatattgacatagttcagcgaattaaaagacaacgacTACGGTcatattgtccgaatggacggaaacactccagcttcaGTTTTCGACAAAGTATCCGCCGGAAAGCAGTGGAAGAGAATGGCCACCACCCCGTttaaaagaccaggtggagaaggacctggcttcgcttggaatctccaattggcgccacctagcaaaaaggagaaacgactggcatgctgttgtaaactcggttataaccgcggtgtctacgctaataaaaaGAAGAATACTTTTTTGATGCGGTCGCCATGATACCTCAAGTTCTAATCAGccgatttaattgaaatatgacacgaatgttctttaaattttttttgtaatttaaaaaaaatcgacagaGTTATAAAATAAGTGGTGAAATCGACTTTTATATTTGAGTAGTTgccattttatttaaagaaaaaaaagtttttcatttttcttgcGTCTTGAGATAGCGACATTCGTACTAATCAAGAAACCCTCATTGTGGTTGTGTCGAAATTCGAGCCTCCAGACGAGAATACCCTCTTAAAAAGGAACTAAATGCGGAAAAAAGTGCCGAAGCAATTTGTCGGAAATTGAGTATAAATGACGTATTCCTTGAAAATGAAGGGGAGCCATGTACTTTGGGCAGATGAGTCTAAACTTTCTTATTTGCAAACCGACATTCTCGATACTAAGTTAACTCTAATACTTCACACATCGAATAATAAACGAAAACCATGTTTCGTAACCTTGGTTCGAGTTTTTTGACTGActctttatatttttgtagaTCATAAAGCTCTGCACAAGCAAGCTGCACAGCGTGCGAATATGATAAAATATACTCTCTTTGACGGTATGCAAAGAATTCGTTAGTAGCATGTGGAAATTCATGGCACGCCAGACTTATAGGGgtacaggatttgtccggaaTGTAATAGGAttgagtcgattaaaaaaaattaattgaaccaATCGTTCTTTAAAAGCATTGAagacgtcacggaaggcattctccagaatagccttgaaagccgaggtgcatgctactTGGATCCTCTATCTcgcctcaaaatgcttgcctttcatcggccctTTCAGAGATCAtgctcaaagatccatgactcgtgacctgtgattacgttattcaaaaattggggtgaaagtgacccccaaaTGAACTCGCCTCTTTAAAGCGTTTtctcgaaattgtgtttttgaatttttttaaacaggtCTTTGAAAACAATGTTtctttcgattacaactatttgaaaaaaaaaaattgcgaaaatttaatttttttgtaaaaatgtccgccaaaaatccaattttcaggttttttttctttggtctaaattctaagttaagttttaaactaaaacacatattttttcactttagatgatctgtaaggagttattcttCACAAGGGGTCACCGAAAATGGccgagtttgaaatattttttccaacaatttcagaatttttttgttaatagtgtatgtttgtaacgaaagaaattgtaataaaatattttattttttatatgagaaaaaattgttaaaataggCTGTTATACCCAAGGAAATCCATGTAAACCCTTAACCGATTCTTTTTGAATTTGATACACATCTTTTTTAAACATCTCTATGTCGCACCTgacttgaattttgaaaaatttaaattttaattacttttacaaAAGTCGAAATCGtcaaaaacagaatttttttcattttgtgtttttttttggcaaaggTCAAGTCGATAGCGACATCAATGAGGATAAAAAAGTTtaatcattttatatttttgaaagtttttcttatttgaaaattcCTAAAATTTAGTTGTCCAGACTAGAATACCACTTATGTTGGGTATATATAGGTCTAGTCTggatactacatacatatacatacattgttaAAATGTTCAAAACATAATTGCATGAAAGTTTGTCTGGTTTCTTGAGACAAATAGAGAGAACTCTTTATCTGCTTTAGGTGATGATTTGAATGCGAAACTGTTTCGCAATCCCGAAATTCTCAGGTCAACTGATTATATGTTAACAGATTTTCTTCGTTTTTCGGCATTCTATCTCAATTTTGAGCTGCAAGTCTAATGATAATTACATCCAAGTCTTGTGTGTTATTAAAAAGCACCTCTTAAGTCaaacgacaaaaaaaat
It includes:
- the LOC126755200 gene encoding uncharacterized protein LOC126755200 yields the protein MRCLFVIACTLAMAMAMPEPPSARYGPPPVPQKQYGPPPPAPAEQYGPPSTAAPQPLPVYGPPAPFYGPPAPETIVTKNVYVHVPPEEPEVFQAAEPIQTAVPKKHYKIIFIKAPNPPAPVQQVLPPPVQDEHKTLVYVLVKKPEEQQPLILPSPAPTEPSKPEVYFIKYKQQQKPAAQYGPPPAPAAEYGPPAAEKF